One genomic segment of Suttonella sp. R2A3 includes these proteins:
- the cls gene encoding cardiolipin synthase: MTIAEGLTLAYFAINVVCALRVIYSPRASSAALGWIVLLFLIPFVGTAAYLLIGEPRLGNKRAKRTQEMQRFYDAYQRRFVGEKTPSNSAIAPRFNQLVQLAEHRSGIGLDSGNDVELLHRADDMLISMRKDIEAAQYSCLLMFYIIDGQGRVNPVLEALMKAAERGVNCQLLVDDVGSSAFLKSAWPARLRASGVELTNSLPVGLLKTLFVRSDLRNHRKLLIVDYEIAYTGSFNLVDPALFKQEAGVGEWRDAMLRCRGPVVLTLAGIFYGDWAVENEHNLQETLQRLSYYKGIIGDYLPPSVGEALLQVIPFAPDRETSVMYDTLVNALYHARERIIISTPYFVPDELLFTALQHAAWRGVNVTLIMPHRVDSWLVRKASRTYYKPLLKAGVNIAHHQDGLLHTKAVLVDDVYALFGTMNMDMRSFFLNMELSLAVYDKKTVAAIDGLLHSYLAQSCAVNLQQWEKRPRLQYFIERVVRLASPLL, from the coding sequence ATGACCATTGCTGAAGGGCTAACCCTTGCGTATTTTGCCATAAATGTGGTGTGTGCGCTGCGGGTGATTTATTCTCCGCGCGCAAGTAGCGCCGCCCTTGGCTGGATTGTGTTGCTCTTTTTAATCCCTTTTGTCGGTACAGCGGCTTATTTACTGATTGGCGAGCCGCGCTTAGGTAATAAGCGTGCGAAACGCACCCAAGAAATGCAGAGGTTTTATGATGCGTATCAGCGGCGTTTTGTTGGTGAAAAAACACCGAGTAATAGTGCGATTGCCCCACGGTTTAATCAATTGGTTCAACTCGCTGAACATCGCAGCGGCATAGGGCTTGATAGCGGTAATGATGTTGAATTATTACATCGTGCAGACGATATGCTTATTTCTATGCGCAAAGATATTGAAGCCGCGCAATATTCGTGTTTGTTGATGTTTTATATCATCGATGGGCAAGGTCGAGTTAATCCTGTGTTAGAGGCACTGATGAAAGCTGCCGAGCGCGGAGTGAATTGTCAGCTGCTCGTAGATGATGTTGGCAGTAGTGCCTTTTTAAAGAGTGCATGGCCGGCGCGTCTACGCGCCTCAGGCGTTGAACTCACCAACTCATTACCTGTGGGCCTACTTAAAACGTTATTTGTGCGTAGCGATTTACGTAATCATCGTAAATTATTGATTGTTGATTATGAGATCGCCTATACCGGTAGTTTTAACCTGGTTGATCCGGCCTTATTTAAACAAGAGGCCGGGGTGGGCGAGTGGCGTGATGCGATGTTGCGTTGTCGTGGGCCGGTAGTGCTGACCTTGGCCGGGATTTTCTACGGCGATTGGGCGGTTGAGAACGAACACAACCTGCAAGAAACCCTGCAAAGGTTGTCGTATTACAAAGGGATTATTGGTGATTACTTACCACCATCAGTCGGTGAGGCATTGCTGCAAGTGATTCCTTTTGCGCCGGATCGGGAAACGTCTGTGATGTACGATACCTTGGTTAATGCGCTCTATCATGCGCGCGAGCGTATTATTATCTCGACGCCGTATTTTGTGCCAGATGAGCTGCTATTTACCGCGTTGCAACATGCAGCCTGGCGTGGGGTGAATGTGACGCTGATTATGCCGCATAGAGTAGATTCTTGGCTGGTACGTAAAGCCTCACGAACGTATTACAAGCCACTGCTTAAAGCGGGCGTTAATATCGCCCACCATCAAGATGGCCTGCTGCACACTAAAGCGGTGCTGGTTGATGATGTCTATGCGCTTTTTGGCACGATGAATATGGATATGCGCAGTTTCTTTTTAAATATGGAATTGTCGCTAGCGGTGTATGATAAAAAAACGGTGGCTGCAATTGATGGTCTGTTGCATAGTTATTTGGCGCAAAGTTGTGCGGTCAATTTGCAGCAGTGGGAAAAACGACCTCGGTTGCAGTATTTTATTGAGCGTGTGGTGCGTTTGGCGAGCCCATTATTGTAG
- a CDS encoding lipid A deacylase LpxR family protein, whose translation MRYLGYLGGLILSSWAFAEADLPIAQKDGAIMSTQSKFVVDHSDKPIVEEIPAHMLTSNDRFLTLSVENDYFGSGQDRDYTNGLRLTYFNVGADQPFYVDWIDQITPTFERNKTTTSYFSFGHNLYTPSDITRTDFEPLDRPYAAFLYGSAGVSTITNRHMDNVELTFGMVGPSALGKQVQTEFHKFKGSDLPQGWRYGLKDEPALMLSWERSWPGHYTVQWDNNLNLRVSPHVGATLGNVYTYANAGVTVNITPMSARWQDQPVRVRPAIPGSGYFDNGDRNYGWMIFAGWDSRLVARNIFLDGNSFKDSHSVDKKWLVHDAALGAAYSYHNWRLSYSLNWRSKEFNSPLADDSVFGSLSINYRF comes from the coding sequence ATGCGTTATCTGGGTTATTTAGGCGGGTTGATTCTCTCCTCATGGGCATTCGCTGAGGCAGATTTACCGATTGCGCAAAAAGATGGTGCGATTATGAGTACCCAAAGTAAGTTTGTTGTTGATCACTCAGATAAACCGATTGTTGAGGAAATTCCCGCGCATATGCTAACCAGCAATGATCGATTTTTGACCCTGAGTGTAGAAAATGATTATTTCGGTAGCGGTCAGGATCGTGATTACACCAATGGTTTGCGCCTTACCTATTTTAACGTTGGTGCGGATCAGCCATTTTATGTTGATTGGATTGACCAGATTACCCCAACCTTTGAACGCAATAAAACCACCACCTCTTATTTTTCGTTTGGTCATAACCTCTATACGCCGAGCGATATCACGCGCACCGATTTTGAACCGCTTGATCGGCCATATGCGGCTTTTCTTTATGGATCAGCTGGGGTGTCTACGATTACCAATCGCCATATGGATAATGTCGAGCTAACCTTTGGTATGGTCGGCCCTTCGGCATTAGGGAAACAGGTGCAAACCGAGTTTCATAAATTTAAAGGCAGCGATCTTCCGCAAGGCTGGCGCTACGGATTAAAAGATGAACCGGCGCTGATGCTTTCCTGGGAACGCTCATGGCCGGGGCATTACACCGTGCAATGGGATAATAATTTAAACCTGCGTGTGTCACCACACGTTGGGGCCACATTGGGTAATGTGTATACCTATGCTAATGCAGGAGTGACGGTGAATATTACGCCAATGAGCGCCCGTTGGCAGGATCAGCCGGTGCGTGTGCGTCCGGCGATTCCCGGCAGTGGCTACTTTGATAATGGTGATCGTAACTACGGCTGGATGATTTTTGCTGGTTGGGATAGCCGTTTAGTGGCGCGAAATATCTTCCTTGATGGGAATAGTTTTAAAGACAGTCACAGTGTGGATAAAAAATGGCTGGTGCATGATGCGGCCTTAGGCGCAGCCTATAGCTATCACAACTGGCGCTTGAGCTATTCGCTCAACTGGCGCAGTAAAGAATTCAACTCTCCGCTGGCCGATGATTCTGTCTTTGGCTCGCTATCAATTAATTACCGGTTTTAA
- a CDS encoding phosphoribosylanthranilate isomerase, which yields MRVRIKMCGLRFPADALAAAQAGADSIGLVFYPPSKRAVSVKQAADIVAVLPAYISVVGLFVDPSAEQVEEVLAQVPLDELQFHGQETPVFCRQFMRRYNKAIPMNTLKHKDAIVDYMNDYPEASGFLLDAFGGAQSGGSGRRFDWSLIPEDRQKIIIAGGLNAENVEALITQYRPYAVDVSSGIESAPGVKSPEKMQAFAAVVYSASH from the coding sequence ATGCGCGTACGAATCAAAATGTGTGGTTTGCGTTTCCCTGCTGATGCGCTCGCGGCTGCGCAAGCTGGGGCTGATAGTATTGGCTTGGTGTTTTATCCACCATCAAAACGCGCCGTCTCAGTTAAACAAGCTGCGGATATTGTGGCCGTCTTACCAGCTTATATCTCAGTAGTGGGGCTGTTTGTTGATCCGAGCGCAGAACAAGTCGAAGAGGTCTTAGCACAGGTTCCCTTAGATGAATTGCAATTCCATGGCCAGGAGACACCAGTATTTTGTCGACAGTTTATGCGCCGATATAATAAAGCGATTCCAATGAACACACTAAAGCACAAAGATGCGATAGTCGATTATATGAACGATTATCCTGAGGCGAGTGGTTTTTTACTCGATGCCTTTGGTGGGGCGCAAAGTGGCGGCAGCGGAAGGCGCTTCGATTGGTCGTTGATTCCCGAGGACAGACAAAAGATTATTATTGCTGGCGGATTGAACGCTGAAAACGTTGAGGCTTTAATAACGCAATATCGGCCGTATGCGGTTGATGTCAGCTCGGGGATTGAGTCAGCGCCGGGGGTTAAATCGCCTGAGAAAATGCAGGCTTTTGCAGCAGTGGTTTATTCAGCAAGCCACTAG
- the nirK gene encoding copper-containing nitrite reductase, with the protein MRKLFLALAIASTGALAESHTGGLDGYEVGTPSPDLSNLEHVTQTLVTPPATPEHSLEPPAEARVVKMEMVIEEKEIEVEPGVFMWAFTFNGSVPGPMIVVHEGDYVELTLKNPSSNQLVHNIDFHAATGALGGGDLTVVAPGQETVLRFKAIKPGVFVYHCAPGGTMIPWHVVHGMNGAITVLPKEGLKDKDGNQLTYDKAFYIGEQDFYLPRDENGKYKRYATPAESYADDKKVMDGLIPTHVVFGESKGQLTGDNAMTSKVGETIMIYHSQSNRPSYPHLIGGHGEYVWERGNLADTPAQDLESWIIGAGSAGAAMYTFKQPGTYVYLSHNLIEALDLGAISQIRVDGEWNNDLMEQVVPPSPMSE; encoded by the coding sequence ATGCGTAAACTCTTTCTCGCTTTAGCCATTGCTTCAACTGGCGCCCTTGCAGAAAGTCACACTGGTGGCCTTGATGGCTATGAAGTTGGCACCCCTTCACCAGACTTAAGTAATTTAGAGCACGTAACTCAAACGCTCGTTACCCCACCTGCGACCCCTGAGCACAGCTTAGAGCCACCGGCTGAAGCGCGGGTTGTTAAGATGGAAATGGTCATCGAAGAAAAAGAAATCGAGGTCGAGCCTGGCGTGTTTATGTGGGCATTTACCTTTAACGGTAGTGTTCCTGGGCCAATGATCGTTGTTCATGAAGGCGATTATGTTGAATTAACCTTGAAGAATCCAAGCTCTAACCAGCTCGTTCACAACATCGATTTCCACGCAGCGACTGGTGCGCTAGGTGGCGGTGATTTAACCGTTGTAGCCCCAGGTCAGGAAACCGTATTACGCTTCAAAGCAATCAAACCCGGCGTGTTTGTGTATCACTGCGCCCCTGGTGGCACAATGATCCCATGGCACGTTGTCCACGGCATGAACGGTGCAATTACAGTCTTACCTAAAGAAGGCCTGAAAGATAAAGATGGTAATCAGCTGACTTATGACAAAGCGTTTTACATCGGCGAACAGGATTTCTACCTCCCACGCGATGAAAATGGCAAATACAAGCGCTATGCAACCCCTGCTGAATCTTATGCTGATGATAAGAAAGTGATGGATGGCTTAATTCCGACTCACGTTGTGTTCGGCGAAAGCAAAGGGCAGCTAACTGGTGATAACGCGATGACGTCAAAAGTTGGCGAAACCATCATGATTTATCACTCACAATCTAACCGCCCATCTTACCCACACCTCATCGGTGGTCATGGTGAGTATGTTTGGGAGCGTGGTAACTTAGCAGACACTCCTGCACAAGACTTGGAAAGCTGGATCATTGGTGCAGGCTCTGCCGGTGCTGCGATGTATACCTTCAAGCAACCTGGCACTTATGTCTACCTCTCACACAACCTGATTGAGGCGCTTGACCTTGGCGCGATTTCACAAATCCGCGTTGATGGTGAGTGGAATAATGACTTGATGGAACAGGTTGTTCCACCAAGCCCAATGTCTGAATAA
- a CDS encoding SCO family protein, whose translation MTHFFSRITLALSLIIGIAHADSDYQFELVGPDEQIITETSFPDHYILLAFGFTNCPDVCPTTLYDMKQMLAKINNPDNIQPIFITIDPKRDDVPRLNEYVDYFDPRIIGLGGTREAIDAAVESFSASYGYQLDGKKLNPDELPDGAYTVYHSTYIYLLDNQGNLLDVFDYQSGADNLTQGIEAAVSANPLKE comes from the coding sequence ATGACTCATTTTTTCTCTCGAATCACCCTCGCGTTATCACTGATTATCGGTATCGCGCACGCAGATTCTGATTATCAATTTGAACTCGTTGGCCCTGATGAACAAATTATTACTGAAACCAGTTTCCCCGATCACTATATCCTTTTAGCTTTTGGTTTTACCAATTGTCCTGATGTTTGCCCAACCACGCTTTATGATATGAAGCAAATGCTGGCAAAAATTAACAACCCCGATAACATCCAACCCATTTTTATCACCATCGACCCTAAACGCGATGACGTACCAAGGCTCAATGAATACGTGGATTATTTTGACCCACGGATTATCGGCCTAGGCGGCACACGCGAGGCCATTGATGCAGCGGTAGAAAGTTTTAGTGCCAGCTATGGTTACCAACTTGATGGCAAAAAGCTCAACCCAGACGAGCTTCCTGATGGCGCCTACACCGTGTATCACTCAACCTATATTTATTTGCTCGATAATCAAGGCAACCTGTTAGATGTTTTTGATTATCAAAGTGGCGCAGACAACCTAACCCAAGGTATTGAAGCCGCAGTGAGCGCTAACCCATTGAAAGAATAA
- a CDS encoding nitric-oxide reductase large subunit, whose amino-acid sequence MKSYKWLWATLVITMVITFSVLGYYGREVYREAPPIPQTFVSESGETIYSQDDIFAGQSAWQSIGGMSVGTVWGHGAYQAPDWTADWLHRELLSWMDIEAQKQFGKSYDALDEENQSLIELRAKLAFRENTYNTESGAVTLSDQRIAAIKNTAVYYDKLFGDDPEYQKSREHFAMKENTLSDADKRAQMTGFFFWSSWAASTNRPNMDVTYTNNWPHEPIIDNVPTTENIMWSVASVVLLVFGVGMVIWLWAFYSEKDPEVPTAPKQDPLSLVTLTPSQKALWKYLLVVVALFCVQVLLGGFTAHYTVEGQEFYGIPVSQWLPYSLTRTWHIQSAIFWIATAFLAAGLFLVPIINGGRDPKYQALGVNVLFVALLVVVGGSFLGQFVAIKGWMPSWLNFWFGHQGYEFVELGRFWQLALYIGLIFWLVLMLRGVWAALKAPGDNHLLILLTLSIGAIGLFYGTGLFYGEHTNLSIMEYWRWWIVHLWVEGFFEVFATVAIAFIFYTMGLVGVRSATSASILSAILFMLGGVPGTFHHLYFSGTTTPVMAVGAMFSALEVVPLVILGYEAYENWHMQSRAAWMARVKWPLMCFIAVAFWNMLGAGVFGFLINPPISLFYIQGLNTTANHAHAALFGVYGFLSLGFILLILRYIRPDMQFNEKLMKVAFWGLNIGLAMMMFMTLLPHGVIQAYAAIEHGLWYARGEEFMQSDILVTLRWIRTFGDVVFIIGAFAVTAQIVLGVMGKYRKNDTMDY is encoded by the coding sequence ATGAAATCCTATAAATGGCTCTGGGCAACGTTAGTTATCACCATGGTGATAACTTTTTCGGTGCTCGGTTATTATGGTCGCGAGGTTTATCGCGAAGCGCCGCCCATTCCGCAGACATTTGTCAGCGAAAGTGGCGAAACGATTTATTCACAAGACGATATTTTTGCCGGCCAAAGCGCTTGGCAGTCGATTGGTGGCATGTCGGTTGGTACCGTTTGGGGGCATGGCGCCTATCAAGCACCAGATTGGACAGCTGATTGGTTACACCGTGAGTTGCTCAGCTGGATGGATATCGAAGCGCAAAAGCAATTTGGTAAGTCCTACGATGCGTTAGACGAAGAAAATCAATCATTGATTGAATTGCGCGCCAAATTAGCCTTCCGCGAAAACACCTACAACACAGAGTCCGGTGCTGTCACCCTTTCTGATCAGCGTATTGCAGCGATCAAAAACACTGCTGTGTATTACGACAAACTTTTTGGTGATGATCCTGAGTATCAAAAGAGTCGTGAGCATTTTGCGATGAAAGAAAACACACTGTCTGATGCGGATAAACGTGCACAAATGACAGGATTCTTCTTCTGGTCATCTTGGGCTGCATCAACCAACCGTCCGAACATGGATGTGACTTACACCAACAACTGGCCGCATGAGCCAATTATCGACAACGTCCCAACCACTGAAAACATCATGTGGTCTGTGGCATCCGTTGTGTTACTGGTTTTCGGTGTCGGCATGGTCATTTGGTTGTGGGCGTTCTATTCAGAAAAAGATCCGGAAGTGCCTACTGCACCCAAACAAGATCCTTTATCGTTAGTCACCTTAACCCCTTCACAAAAAGCGTTGTGGAAATATTTGTTAGTGGTGGTTGCGCTGTTCTGCGTTCAAGTGTTGCTTGGTGGCTTTACCGCGCACTACACTGTTGAAGGACAAGAATTCTACGGCATTCCAGTCTCACAATGGCTCCCGTACTCTCTAACCCGCACCTGGCATATTCAAAGTGCGATCTTCTGGATTGCTACGGCGTTTCTTGCTGCGGGCCTGTTCCTTGTGCCGATTATTAACGGCGGCCGTGATCCTAAATACCAAGCACTTGGTGTGAATGTTCTTTTTGTTGCCTTGCTGGTTGTGGTCGGTGGATCGTTCTTAGGTCAGTTTGTGGCGATTAAAGGCTGGATGCCAAGCTGGTTGAACTTCTGGTTTGGTCACCAAGGGTATGAATTTGTAGAGCTTGGCCGTTTCTGGCAGTTAGCACTCTATATCGGCCTAATCTTCTGGCTAGTGCTTATGCTCCGTGGCGTTTGGGCAGCACTCAAAGCGCCTGGTGATAACCATCTGTTGATCTTGCTCACCCTATCGATTGGTGCGATTGGTTTGTTCTACGGTACAGGCTTGTTCTACGGCGAACACACTAACCTATCAATCATGGAATACTGGCGCTGGTGGATCGTGCATCTGTGGGTAGAAGGCTTCTTTGAAGTATTTGCCACAGTCGCTATCGCCTTTATTTTCTACACCATGGGCTTGGTTGGGGTACGCAGTGCCACTTCAGCGAGTATCCTTTCTGCCATCCTGTTTATGCTTGGCGGCGTCCCGGGCACCTTCCACCACCTCTATTTTTCAGGCACCACCACCCCAGTGATGGCGGTTGGCGCGATGTTCTCAGCGTTAGAAGTGGTTCCATTGGTGATCTTAGGTTACGAAGCTTATGAAAACTGGCACATGCAATCACGTGCTGCGTGGATGGCTCGGGTTAAATGGCCATTGATGTGCTTCATCGCGGTCGCCTTCTGGAATATGCTTGGTGCTGGGGTCTTTGGCTTCTTAATTAACCCACCGATTTCATTGTTCTACATCCAAGGTCTAAACACCACGGCTAACCATGCTCACGCAGCGTTATTCGGGGTGTATGGATTCTTATCCCTTGGCTTCATCCTCTTGATCTTGCGTTATATTCGCCCTGACATGCAGTTTAACGAAAAGCTCATGAAGGTTGCTTTTTGGGGATTAAATATTGGTTTGGCAATGATGATGTTTATGACCTTATTACCACATGGTGTAATCCAAGCCTATGCAGCGATTGAACATGGCTTGTGGTATGCCCGTGGCGAAGAATTCATGCAAAGCGATATCCTCGTCACCTTGCGTTGGATTCGTACCTTCGGGGATGTAGTCTTTATCATTGGTGCTTTTGCCGTCACCGCGCAGATTGTGCTCGGTGTCATGGGCAAATACCGCAAAAATGATACAATGGATTATTAA
- a CDS encoding carbon-nitrogen hydrolase family protein, with amino-acid sequence MVEDLYLKIREIEHDDYPQIKQLMDRVYHDIGGAWPEQTIHQLVDEFHEGQIALFDHDRLIGMVLSVQVDYKKFSNPHTYDDLIGQSETILNNPDGDAIYGLDALIDPDYRGYRLGRRLYDARKELCRQHNYRAILAGGRMPNYHQEDGMSPADYIEAVKGREIYDPILSFQLANEFIVKRVLHKYLPEDDKSKGFATLLEWSNIYYEPQDYSAKTGKTEVRIGGIQWQMREVQSADELLQQVEFFVDVMADYNADFALLPEFFNAPLMGLSEDTDQNVAIRFLADYTEHFKEKISHMAVSYNVNVITGSMPLVEEDTLYNVSYLCRRDGTVDEQRKIHITPHERNSWVIEGGDRVRVFDTDAGRIGILICYDVEFPELARLMALDDMDILFVPFWTDTKNGYLRVRHCAQARAIENECYVMICGSVGNLPQVESLDIQYAQSSIFSPSDFPFPHDAIMAETTPNTEMIFFSDIDLAKLKQVRAEGSVHNLKDRRSDLFTLDWKAKARM; translated from the coding sequence ATGGTCGAAGACCTTTATCTCAAGATTCGTGAAATCGAACACGATGATTATCCGCAAATTAAACAGTTAATGGATCGCGTATACCACGATATTGGTGGTGCCTGGCCGGAGCAAACCATTCATCAGTTGGTCGATGAGTTCCACGAAGGTCAGATTGCGTTGTTTGACCACGATCGCTTGATCGGCATGGTGCTTTCGGTACAAGTCGATTATAAAAAATTCTCTAATCCGCATACCTATGACGATTTGATTGGCCAAAGCGAAACCATCCTTAATAATCCTGATGGCGATGCGATTTATGGTTTGGACGCGCTGATTGATCCGGATTATCGTGGTTATCGCTTGGGTCGACGTTTGTATGATGCGCGTAAAGAGCTGTGCCGTCAGCATAACTATCGGGCGATTTTAGCCGGTGGACGGATGCCGAATTATCATCAAGAAGATGGCATGAGTCCAGCGGACTATATTGAGGCGGTTAAAGGTCGGGAGATTTACGACCCGATCTTGTCGTTCCAACTAGCCAATGAGTTTATTGTTAAACGCGTGCTGCATAAATACCTGCCCGAAGATGATAAATCGAAAGGGTTTGCCACCTTGCTCGAATGGAGCAATATCTATTACGAACCGCAAGATTACAGCGCAAAAACGGGCAAAACAGAAGTGCGTATCGGAGGGATTCAGTGGCAGATGCGTGAGGTGCAATCCGCTGATGAGCTGCTACAACAAGTCGAATTCTTTGTTGATGTGATGGCTGATTACAACGCGGATTTTGCTTTGTTACCTGAGTTCTTTAACGCGCCATTGATGGGGCTAAGTGAAGATACCGATCAAAACGTCGCGATCCGTTTTCTCGCGGATTATACCGAGCATTTTAAAGAAAAAATTTCGCATATGGCGGTGAGTTATAACGTCAATGTGATCACTGGCTCGATGCCGCTTGTTGAAGAGGATACGTTGTATAACGTCAGTTATCTCTGCCGACGCGATGGCACAGTGGATGAACAGCGTAAAATCCACATCACCCCACATGAACGTAATTCATGGGTGATTGAAGGCGGTGATCGCGTGCGGGTATTTGATACAGATGCTGGGCGGATTGGGATTCTGATTTGCTATGACGTTGAGTTTCCAGAATTGGCACGTTTGATGGCGCTCGATGATATGGATATTTTGTTTGTACCATTTTGGACGGACACCAAAAATGGCTACCTGCGGGTGCGCCATTGCGCACAGGCTCGGGCGATTGAAAACGAATGTTATGTGATGATTTGCGGTAGCGTGGGTAACTTGCCACAGGTGGAGAGTTTGGATATTCAATACGCGCAGTCTTCGATATTTTCGCCGTCAGATTTTCCGTTTCCACACGATGCGATCATGGCCGAAACGACCCCCAATACCGAGATGATTTTCTTCTCAGATATTGATTTGGCCAAGCTCAAGCAAGTACGTGCTGAAGGCTCGGTGCATAATTTAAAAGACCGTCGTAGCGATCTCTTTACCTTAGATTGGAAAGCGAAAGCGAGAATGTAA
- the glk gene encoding glucokinase, producing the protein MNTQFLVADIGGTHARFALSMPDGVLSEIDCLRTADFPTIEEAIRAYLSAHRASVDHAVIAIATPITSDRVAMTNHHWAFSIRALQDSLGLQRLLVINDFSAQALAVLSLQDHQYCTICPGIIDHTAPKAVLGPGTGLGVSGLIRGDGGRWCALAGEGGHVSFAPQTEDEWRVYQYARRHYPEHVSAERLLSGNGLSLIDAALADAGEAHTRRRAEEIGAAAFAGELQARHVWDVFHGMLASVAADLALTLGARGGVYLCGGILPRSVDLLTNGVFAERFVAKGRCRDYLADIPVYLLLHDDCAGLYGAATALSEECRHA; encoded by the coding sequence ATGAATACGCAGTTTCTGGTCGCAGACATTGGCGGAACACACGCCCGCTTTGCGCTGAGTATGCCCGATGGGGTGCTCAGCGAAATTGATTGTCTGCGCACTGCGGATTTTCCTACTATAGAAGAAGCTATTCGTGCGTATCTCTCCGCACACAGGGCATCGGTTGATCATGCAGTGATCGCGATTGCTACACCGATAACCAGTGATAGGGTGGCGATGACCAACCATCATTGGGCGTTCTCTATTCGCGCGCTACAAGACAGTCTTGGTTTGCAACGACTTTTGGTAATTAACGATTTCAGCGCACAGGCGCTCGCGGTTTTATCGTTGCAAGATCATCAATACTGCACGATTTGCCCAGGTATTATCGATCATACGGCGCCAAAGGCCGTGCTTGGTCCGGGCACGGGGCTTGGTGTGTCGGGTTTGATTCGAGGTGATGGTGGTCGCTGGTGTGCACTTGCTGGCGAAGGCGGACATGTTTCGTTTGCCCCACAAACGGAAGATGAATGGCGTGTGTATCAATACGCTCGCCGTCATTATCCCGAGCATGTTTCAGCCGAGCGTTTACTCTCTGGCAACGGACTAAGTTTGATTGATGCGGCACTTGCTGATGCAGGAGAAGCGCACACTAGGCGCCGCGCTGAAGAAATTGGTGCAGCAGCGTTTGCCGGAGAGTTGCAAGCCAGGCACGTATGGGATGTGTTTCACGGCATGCTGGCGAGCGTCGCAGCTGATTTAGCGCTAACCTTGGGCGCACGTGGTGGGGTGTATTTGTGTGGGGGTATTTTGCCACGCAGCGTAGATTTACTCACAAACGGCGTTTTTGCCGAGCGTTTTGTCGCCAAAGGGCGCTGTCGTGATTATCTGGCTGATATTCCTGTGTATTTATTGCTTCATGATGATTGTGCCGGGCTTTATGGCGCAGCCACAGCGCTAAGCGAGGAATGCCGTCATGCTTAA
- a CDS encoding cation diffusion facilitator family transporter yields the protein MLKVNEKTNRHRGVVQTAWLSIIGNTLLALIKGITGVFGHSHALIADAIESTSDVFSSILLLLGLRFAQRPADDNHPYGHGRAESLTTFIIVGFLLTSATIIALESIEKIRTPVEELPAPYTLIVLAGVIIVKELLYRVFDRRGKDNHSSALSAEAWHHRSDAITSLAAFIGISIALIMGKNWVTADAWAALFAAGIIYINAWRIFRPVLGEVMDEDNHNELREQIVALVGASPEVVRVDECLIRKMGSEYIVDLCIVVPSDWTVKDICLHNGALRQNLFNEHRLISRVFIEVYAKGCLDTRH from the coding sequence ATGCTTAAAGTGAACGAGAAAACCAATCGCCACCGTGGTGTGGTGCAGACCGCGTGGCTAAGCATTATCGGCAACACACTGCTGGCCTTGATCAAAGGGATAACCGGTGTTTTTGGGCATTCGCATGCGCTGATAGCCGATGCTATTGAATCAACCAGCGATGTTTTTTCCTCGATTTTATTGCTGTTGGGTTTGCGTTTTGCGCAACGTCCGGCTGATGACAATCATCCCTACGGGCATGGACGCGCAGAATCGCTCACCACCTTTATCATTGTTGGCTTTTTGCTCACCTCGGCAACGATTATCGCCCTAGAGAGTATCGAGAAAATTCGTACGCCGGTTGAAGAGCTACCCGCGCCTTATACGCTGATAGTGCTTGCTGGTGTGATCATTGTCAAAGAGTTGCTGTATCGAGTGTTTGATCGTCGTGGTAAAGACAATCATAGTTCAGCGCTGAGTGCGGAAGCGTGGCATCATCGTAGCGACGCGATCACATCCTTAGCAGCTTTTATCGGTATCAGTATTGCCTTAATTATGGGCAAAAATTGGGTCACAGCTGACGCATGGGCTGCGCTGTTTGCCGCAGGGATTATCTATATTAATGCTTGGCGAATTTTCCGCCCGGTGTTGGGTGAAGTGATGGATGAAGATAATCATAATGAACTGCGCGAACAGATTGTCGCTTTGGTTGGCGCTTCGCCGGAAGTGGTACGCGTGGATGAATGTCTTATCCGTAAAATGGGCAGTGAATATATCGTTGATCTGTGTATTGTTGTGCCAAGCGATTGGACGGTTAAAGATATATGTCTACATAACGGCGCATTACGACAAAACCTATTTAACGAACACCGCTTAATCAGTCGGGTGTTTATCGAGGTATATGCAAAAGGGTGCCTTGATACCAGGCATTAA